In the Loxodonta africana isolate mLoxAfr1 chromosome 1, mLoxAfr1.hap2, whole genome shotgun sequence genome, one interval contains:
- the PHF1 gene encoding PHD finger protein 1 isoform X4, translating into MAQPPRLSRSGASSLWDPASPAPTSGTRPRLWEGQDVLARWTDGLLYLGTIKKVDSAREVCLVQFEDDSQFLVLWKDISPAALPGEELLCCVCRSETVVPGNRLVSCEKCRHAYHQDCHVPRAPAPGEGEGPSPWVCRQCVFAIATKRGGALKKGPYARAMLGMKLSLPYGLKGLDWDAGHQSNRQQSYCYCGGPGEWNLKMLQCRSCLQWFHEACTQCLSKPLLYGDRFYEFECCVCRGGPEKVRRLQLRWVDVAHLVLYHLSVCCKKKYFDFDREILPFTSENWDSLLLGELSDTPKGERSSKLLSALNSHKDRFISGREIKKRKCLFGLHARTPPPVETTGDGAPTRAGPWGRGLTSPGEAPEAGARARAPEAEAEGKSGGAGATLGSAQSPRAPGAEGAGSSAEGAAAAPSGCSLPSIPLPAPQGPLGMENPQIGHPWNFTLVSPQTPLKVSPTRWLPHPPQCQLPPQVFLDAQYPLLPFAVACLLGLGEEPEVGLALATYPEGTLSGSLLGEYGRMALCSTWLSGEEGASSEQPLSAQLPIHTNRHFHTLTSPAAGMYLRR; encoded by the exons ATGGCGCAGCCCCCCCGGCTGAGCCGCTCTGGTGCCTCCTCGCTTTGGGACCCAGCTTCCCCTGCTCCCACCTCAGGCACCAGACCTCGACTCTGGGAGGGTCAAGATGTGTTGGCCAGATGGACTGATGGGCTGCTATACTTGGGGACCATCAAGAAG GTGGACAGTGCTCGGGAAGTGTGTCTGGTCCAATTTGAGGATGATTCCCAGTTTCTGGTTTTATGGAAAGACATTAGCCCTG CTGCCCTCCCTGGGGAGGAACTCCTCTGCTGTGTTTGTCGCTCTGAGACTGTGGTCCCTGGGAACAGGCTGGTCAGCTGTGAGAAGTGTCGCCATG CTTATCACCAGGACTGCCACGTTCCGAGGGCGCCAGCCCCTGGAGAGGGAGAGGGTCCATCTCCCTGGGTCTGCCGCCAGTGTGTCTTTGCCATTGCCACCAAG AGGGGGGGTGCCCTGAAAAAGGGGCCCTATGCCCGGGCCATGCTGGGCATGAAGCTCTCTCTGCCATATGGACTAAAGGGACTAGACTGGGATGCTGGACATCAGAGCAATCGGCAGCAGAGCTACTGTTATTGTGGCGGCCCTGGGGA GTGGAACCTGAAAATGCTGCAGTGCCGGAGCTGCCTGCAGTGGTTCCATGAGGCCTGTACCCAGTGTCTGAGCAAGCCCCTCCTCTATGGCGACAG GTTCTATGAGTTTGAATGCTGTGTGTGTCGGGGGGGCCCTGAGAAGGTCCGGAGGCTTCAGCTTCGCTG GGtggatgtggcccatctcgtccTGTATCACCTCAGTGTTTGCTGTAAGAAGAAATACTTTGATTTTGATCGAGAGATTCTCCCCTTCACTTCTGAGAATTGGGACAGTTTGCTCCTGGGGGAG CTGTCAGATACCCCCAAGGGAGAACGTTCTTCCAAGCTCCTCTCTGCTCTCAACAGCCACAAGGACCG TTTCATTTCAGGGAGGGAGATTAAGAAGAGGAAATGTTTGTTTGGTCTCCATGCTCGGACCCCTCCCCCGGTGGAGACCACTGGAGATGGAGCCCCCACCAG GGCAGGGCCCTGGGGGAGGGGTCTCACGTCCCCTGGGGAAGCGCCGGAGGCCGGAGCCAGAGCCAGAGCCCCTGAGGCGGAGGCAGAAGGGAAAAGTGGAGGAGCTGGGGCCACCCTCGGCAGTGCGCAATCACCCCGAGCCCCGGGAGCAGAGGGAGCGGGCTCGTCTGCAGAGGGCGCTGCAG CAGCCCCATCCGGATGTTCGCTTCCTTCCATCCCTCTGCCAGCACCGCAGGGACCTCTGGGGATGGAGAACCCCCAGATAG GTCACCCCTGGAACTTCACATTGGTTTCCCCACAGACACCCCTAAAAGTGTCCCCCACTCGATGGCTGCCTCATCCTCCTCAGTGCCAGCTCCCTCCCCAGGTCTTCCTAGACGCTCAGTACCCCCTTCTCCCCTTTGCCGTAGCTTGTCTTCTGGGACTGGGGGAGGAGCCCGAGGTGGGGCTGGCACTGGCTACCTATCCCGAGGGGACCCTGTCCGGGTCCTTGCTAGGAGAGTACGGCCGGATGGCTCTGTGCAGTACCTGGTTGAGTGGGGAGGAGGGAGCATCTTCTGAACAGCCTCTCTCTGCCCAGCTCCCCATTCACACAAACCGGCACTTTCATACCCTGACCTCACCTGCAGCTGGGATGTACCTGAGGAGGTAG
- the PHF1 gene encoding PHD finger protein 1 isoform X2 codes for MAQPPRLSRSGASSLWDPASPAPTSGTRPRLWEGQDVLARWTDGLLYLGTIKKVDSAREVCLVQFEDDSQFLVLWKDISPAALPGEELLCCVCRSETVVPGNRLVSCEKCRHAYHQDCHVPRAPAPGEGEGPSPWVCRQCVFAIATKRGGALKKGPYARAMLGMKLSLPYGLKGLDWDAGHQSNRQQSYCYCGGPGEWNLKMLQCRSCLQWFHEACTQCLSKPLLYGDRFYEFECCVCRGGPEKVRRLQLRWVDVAHLVLYHLSVCCKKKYFDFDREILPFTSENWDSLLLGELSDTPKGERSSKLLSALNSHKDRFISGREIKKRKCLFGLHARTPPPVETTGDGAPTSFPSGQGPGGGVSRPLGKRRRPEPEPEPLRRRQKGKVEELGPPSAVRNHPEPREQRERARLQRALQASVSPPPPSPNQSYQGSSGYNFRPTDARCLPSSPIRMFASFHPSASTAGTSGDGEPPDRSPLELHIGFPTDTPKSVPHSMAASSSSVPAPSPGLPRRSVPPSPLCRSLSSGTGGGARGGAGTGYLSRGDPVRVLARRVRPDGSVQYLVEWGGGSIF; via the exons ATGGCGCAGCCCCCCCGGCTGAGCCGCTCTGGTGCCTCCTCGCTTTGGGACCCAGCTTCCCCTGCTCCCACCTCAGGCACCAGACCTCGACTCTGGGAGGGTCAAGATGTGTTGGCCAGATGGACTGATGGGCTGCTATACTTGGGGACCATCAAGAAG GTGGACAGTGCTCGGGAAGTGTGTCTGGTCCAATTTGAGGATGATTCCCAGTTTCTGGTTTTATGGAAAGACATTAGCCCTG CTGCCCTCCCTGGGGAGGAACTCCTCTGCTGTGTTTGTCGCTCTGAGACTGTGGTCCCTGGGAACAGGCTGGTCAGCTGTGAGAAGTGTCGCCATG CTTATCACCAGGACTGCCACGTTCCGAGGGCGCCAGCCCCTGGAGAGGGAGAGGGTCCATCTCCCTGGGTCTGCCGCCAGTGTGTCTTTGCCATTGCCACCAAG AGGGGGGGTGCCCTGAAAAAGGGGCCCTATGCCCGGGCCATGCTGGGCATGAAGCTCTCTCTGCCATATGGACTAAAGGGACTAGACTGGGATGCTGGACATCAGAGCAATCGGCAGCAGAGCTACTGTTATTGTGGCGGCCCTGGGGA GTGGAACCTGAAAATGCTGCAGTGCCGGAGCTGCCTGCAGTGGTTCCATGAGGCCTGTACCCAGTGTCTGAGCAAGCCCCTCCTCTATGGCGACAG GTTCTATGAGTTTGAATGCTGTGTGTGTCGGGGGGGCCCTGAGAAGGTCCGGAGGCTTCAGCTTCGCTG GGtggatgtggcccatctcgtccTGTATCACCTCAGTGTTTGCTGTAAGAAGAAATACTTTGATTTTGATCGAGAGATTCTCCCCTTCACTTCTGAGAATTGGGACAGTTTGCTCCTGGGGGAG CTGTCAGATACCCCCAAGGGAGAACGTTCTTCCAAGCTCCTCTCTGCTCTCAACAGCCACAAGGACCG TTTCATTTCAGGGAGGGAGATTAAGAAGAGGAAATGTTTGTTTGGTCTCCATGCTCGGACCCCTCCCCCGGTGGAGACCACTGGAGATGGAGCCCCCACCAG CTTCCCTTCAGGGCAGGGCCCTGGGGGAGGGGTCTCACGTCCCCTGGGGAAGCGCCGGAGGCCGGAGCCAGAGCCAGAGCCCCTGAGGCGGAGGCAGAAGGGAAAAGTGGAGGAGCTGGGGCCACCCTCGGCAGTGCGCAATCACCCCGAGCCCCGGGAGCAGAGGGAGCGGGCTCGTCTGCAGAGGGCGCTGCAG GCCTCAGTGTCTCCACCACCCCCCAGCCCTAACCAGAGTTACCAGGGCAGCAGCGGCTACAACTTCCGGCCCACAGACGCCCGCTGCCTGCCCAG CAGCCCCATCCGGATGTTCGCTTCCTTCCATCCCTCTGCCAGCACCGCAGGGACCTCTGGGGATGGAGAACCCCCAGATAG GTCACCCCTGGAACTTCACATTGGTTTCCCCACAGACACCCCTAAAAGTGTCCCCCACTCGATGGCTGCCTCATCCTCCTCAGTGCCAGCTCCCTCCCCAGGTCTTCCTAGACGCTCAGTACCCCCTTCTCCCCTTTGCCGTAGCTTGTCTTCTGGGACTGGGGGAGGAGCCCGAGGTGGGGCTGGCACTGGCTACCTATCCCGAGGGGACCCTGTCCGGGTCCTTGCTAGGAGAGTACGGCCGGATGGCTCTGTGCAGTACCTGGTTGAGTGGGGAGGAGGGAGCATCTTCTGA
- the PHF1 gene encoding PHD finger protein 1 isoform X3: protein MAQPPRLSRSGASSLWDPASPAPTSGTRPRLWEGQDVLARWTDGLLYLGTIKKVDSAREVCLVQFEDDSQFLVLWKDISPAALPGEELLCCVCRSETVVPGNRLVSCEKCRHAYHQDCHVPRAPAPGEGEGPSPWVCRQCVFAIATKRGGALKKGPYARAMLGMKLSLPYGLKGLDWDAGHQSNRQQSYCYCGGPGEWNLKMLQCRSCLQWFHEACTQCLSKPLLYGDRFYEFECCVCRGGPEKVRRLQLRWVDVAHLVLYHLSVCCKKKYFDFDREILPFTSENWDSLLLGELSDTPKGERSSKLLSALNSHKDRFISGREIKKRKCLFGLHARTPPPVETTGDGAPTSFPSGQGPGGGVSRPLGKRRRPEPEPEPLRRRQKGKVEELGPPSAVRNHPEPREQRERARLQRALQASVSPPPPSPNQSYQGSSGYNFRPTDARCLPSPIRMFASFHPSASTAGTSGDGEPPDRSPLELHIGFPTDTPKSVPHSMAASSSSVPAPSPGLPRRSVPPSPLCRSLSSGTGGGARGGAGTGYLSRGDPVRVLARRVRPDGSVQYLVEWGGGSIF from the exons ATGGCGCAGCCCCCCCGGCTGAGCCGCTCTGGTGCCTCCTCGCTTTGGGACCCAGCTTCCCCTGCTCCCACCTCAGGCACCAGACCTCGACTCTGGGAGGGTCAAGATGTGTTGGCCAGATGGACTGATGGGCTGCTATACTTGGGGACCATCAAGAAG GTGGACAGTGCTCGGGAAGTGTGTCTGGTCCAATTTGAGGATGATTCCCAGTTTCTGGTTTTATGGAAAGACATTAGCCCTG CTGCCCTCCCTGGGGAGGAACTCCTCTGCTGTGTTTGTCGCTCTGAGACTGTGGTCCCTGGGAACAGGCTGGTCAGCTGTGAGAAGTGTCGCCATG CTTATCACCAGGACTGCCACGTTCCGAGGGCGCCAGCCCCTGGAGAGGGAGAGGGTCCATCTCCCTGGGTCTGCCGCCAGTGTGTCTTTGCCATTGCCACCAAG AGGGGGGGTGCCCTGAAAAAGGGGCCCTATGCCCGGGCCATGCTGGGCATGAAGCTCTCTCTGCCATATGGACTAAAGGGACTAGACTGGGATGCTGGACATCAGAGCAATCGGCAGCAGAGCTACTGTTATTGTGGCGGCCCTGGGGA GTGGAACCTGAAAATGCTGCAGTGCCGGAGCTGCCTGCAGTGGTTCCATGAGGCCTGTACCCAGTGTCTGAGCAAGCCCCTCCTCTATGGCGACAG GTTCTATGAGTTTGAATGCTGTGTGTGTCGGGGGGGCCCTGAGAAGGTCCGGAGGCTTCAGCTTCGCTG GGtggatgtggcccatctcgtccTGTATCACCTCAGTGTTTGCTGTAAGAAGAAATACTTTGATTTTGATCGAGAGATTCTCCCCTTCACTTCTGAGAATTGGGACAGTTTGCTCCTGGGGGAG CTGTCAGATACCCCCAAGGGAGAACGTTCTTCCAAGCTCCTCTCTGCTCTCAACAGCCACAAGGACCG TTTCATTTCAGGGAGGGAGATTAAGAAGAGGAAATGTTTGTTTGGTCTCCATGCTCGGACCCCTCCCCCGGTGGAGACCACTGGAGATGGAGCCCCCACCAG CTTCCCTTCAGGGCAGGGCCCTGGGGGAGGGGTCTCACGTCCCCTGGGGAAGCGCCGGAGGCCGGAGCCAGAGCCAGAGCCCCTGAGGCGGAGGCAGAAGGGAAAAGTGGAGGAGCTGGGGCCACCCTCGGCAGTGCGCAATCACCCCGAGCCCCGGGAGCAGAGGGAGCGGGCTCGTCTGCAGAGGGCGCTGCAG GCCTCAGTGTCTCCACCACCCCCCAGCCCTAACCAGAGTTACCAGGGCAGCAGCGGCTACAACTTCCGGCCCACAGACGCCCGCTGCCTGCCCAG CCCCATCCGGATGTTCGCTTCCTTCCATCCCTCTGCCAGCACCGCAGGGACCTCTGGGGATGGAGAACCCCCAGATAG GTCACCCCTGGAACTTCACATTGGTTTCCCCACAGACACCCCTAAAAGTGTCCCCCACTCGATGGCTGCCTCATCCTCCTCAGTGCCAGCTCCCTCCCCAGGTCTTCCTAGACGCTCAGTACCCCCTTCTCCCCTTTGCCGTAGCTTGTCTTCTGGGACTGGGGGAGGAGCCCGAGGTGGGGCTGGCACTGGCTACCTATCCCGAGGGGACCCTGTCCGGGTCCTTGCTAGGAGAGTACGGCCGGATGGCTCTGTGCAGTACCTGGTTGAGTGGGGAGGAGGGAGCATCTTCTGA
- the PHF1 gene encoding PHD finger protein 1 isoform X5: protein MAQPPRLSRSGASSLWDPASPAPTSGTRPRLWEGQDVLARWTDGLLYLGTIKKVDSAREVCLVQFEDDSQFLVLWKDISPAYHQDCHVPRAPAPGEGEGPSPWVCRQCVFAIATKRGGALKKGPYARAMLGMKLSLPYGLKGLDWDAGHQSNRQQSYCYCGGPGEWNLKMLQCRSCLQWFHEACTQCLSKPLLYGDRFYEFECCVCRGGPEKVRRLQLRWVDVAHLVLYHLSVCCKKKYFDFDREILPFTSENWDSLLLGELSDTPKGERSSKLLSALNSHKDRFISGREIKKRKCLFGLHARTPPPVETTGDGAPTRSLVQGEWGKSSGAGPWGRGLTSPGEAPEAGARARAPEAEAEGKSGGAGATLGSAQSPRAPGAEGAGSSAEGAAAAPSGCSLPSIPLPAPQGPLGMENPQIGHPWNFTLVSPQTPLKVSPTRWLPHPPQCQLPPQVFLDAQYPLLPFAVACLLGLGEEPEVGLALATYPEGTLSGSLLGEYGRMALCSTWLSGEEGASSEQPLSAQLPIHTNRHFHTLTSPAAGMYLRR, encoded by the exons ATGGCGCAGCCCCCCCGGCTGAGCCGCTCTGGTGCCTCCTCGCTTTGGGACCCAGCTTCCCCTGCTCCCACCTCAGGCACCAGACCTCGACTCTGGGAGGGTCAAGATGTGTTGGCCAGATGGACTGATGGGCTGCTATACTTGGGGACCATCAAGAAG GTGGACAGTGCTCGGGAAGTGTGTCTGGTCCAATTTGAGGATGATTCCCAGTTTCTGGTTTTATGGAAAGACATTAGCCCTG CTTATCACCAGGACTGCCACGTTCCGAGGGCGCCAGCCCCTGGAGAGGGAGAGGGTCCATCTCCCTGGGTCTGCCGCCAGTGTGTCTTTGCCATTGCCACCAAG AGGGGGGGTGCCCTGAAAAAGGGGCCCTATGCCCGGGCCATGCTGGGCATGAAGCTCTCTCTGCCATATGGACTAAAGGGACTAGACTGGGATGCTGGACATCAGAGCAATCGGCAGCAGAGCTACTGTTATTGTGGCGGCCCTGGGGA GTGGAACCTGAAAATGCTGCAGTGCCGGAGCTGCCTGCAGTGGTTCCATGAGGCCTGTACCCAGTGTCTGAGCAAGCCCCTCCTCTATGGCGACAG GTTCTATGAGTTTGAATGCTGTGTGTGTCGGGGGGGCCCTGAGAAGGTCCGGAGGCTTCAGCTTCGCTG GGtggatgtggcccatctcgtccTGTATCACCTCAGTGTTTGCTGTAAGAAGAAATACTTTGATTTTGATCGAGAGATTCTCCCCTTCACTTCTGAGAATTGGGACAGTTTGCTCCTGGGGGAG CTGTCAGATACCCCCAAGGGAGAACGTTCTTCCAAGCTCCTCTCTGCTCTCAACAGCCACAAGGACCG TTTCATTTCAGGGAGGGAGATTAAGAAGAGGAAATGTTTGTTTGGTCTCCATGCTCGGACCCCTCCCCCGGTGGAGACCACTGGAGATGGAGCCCCCACCAGGTCACTGGTCCAGGGGGAATGGGGAAAATCCTCAGG GGCAGGGCCCTGGGGGAGGGGTCTCACGTCCCCTGGGGAAGCGCCGGAGGCCGGAGCCAGAGCCAGAGCCCCTGAGGCGGAGGCAGAAGGGAAAAGTGGAGGAGCTGGGGCCACCCTCGGCAGTGCGCAATCACCCCGAGCCCCGGGAGCAGAGGGAGCGGGCTCGTCTGCAGAGGGCGCTGCAG CAGCCCCATCCGGATGTTCGCTTCCTTCCATCCCTCTGCCAGCACCGCAGGGACCTCTGGGGATGGAGAACCCCCAGATAG GTCACCCCTGGAACTTCACATTGGTTTCCCCACAGACACCCCTAAAAGTGTCCCCCACTCGATGGCTGCCTCATCCTCCTCAGTGCCAGCTCCCTCCCCAGGTCTTCCTAGACGCTCAGTACCCCCTTCTCCCCTTTGCCGTAGCTTGTCTTCTGGGACTGGGGGAGGAGCCCGAGGTGGGGCTGGCACTGGCTACCTATCCCGAGGGGACCCTGTCCGGGTCCTTGCTAGGAGAGTACGGCCGGATGGCTCTGTGCAGTACCTGGTTGAGTGGGGAGGAGGGAGCATCTTCTGAACAGCCTCTCTCTGCCCAGCTCCCCATTCACACAAACCGGCACTTTCATACCCTGACCTCACCTGCAGCTGGGATGTACCTGAGGAGGTAG
- the PHF1 gene encoding PHD finger protein 1 isoform X1, translated as MAQPPRLSRSGASSLWDPASPAPTSGTRPRLWEGQDVLARWTDGLLYLGTIKKVDSAREVCLVQFEDDSQFLVLWKDISPAALPGEELLCCVCRSETVVPGNRLVSCEKCRHAYHQDCHVPRAPAPGEGEGPSPWVCRQCVFAIATKRGGALKKGPYARAMLGMKLSLPYGLKGLDWDAGHQSNRQQSYCYCGGPGEWNLKMLQCRSCLQWFHEACTQCLSKPLLYGDRFYEFECCVCRGGPEKVRRLQLRWVDVAHLVLYHLSVCCKKKYFDFDREILPFTSENWDSLLLGELSDTPKGERSSKLLSALNSHKDRFISGREIKKRKCLFGLHARTPPPVETTGDGAPTRSLVQGEWGKSSGAGPWGRGLTSPGEAPEAGARARAPEAEAEGKSGGAGATLGSAQSPRAPGAEGAGSSAEGAAAAPSGCSLPSIPLPAPQGPLGMENPQIGHPWNFTLVSPQTPLKVSPTRWLPHPPQCQLPPQVFLDAQYPLLPFAVACLLGLGEEPEVGLALATYPEGTLSGSLLGEYGRMALCSTWLSGEEGASSEQPLSAQLPIHTNRHFHTLTSPAAGMYLRR; from the exons ATGGCGCAGCCCCCCCGGCTGAGCCGCTCTGGTGCCTCCTCGCTTTGGGACCCAGCTTCCCCTGCTCCCACCTCAGGCACCAGACCTCGACTCTGGGAGGGTCAAGATGTGTTGGCCAGATGGACTGATGGGCTGCTATACTTGGGGACCATCAAGAAG GTGGACAGTGCTCGGGAAGTGTGTCTGGTCCAATTTGAGGATGATTCCCAGTTTCTGGTTTTATGGAAAGACATTAGCCCTG CTGCCCTCCCTGGGGAGGAACTCCTCTGCTGTGTTTGTCGCTCTGAGACTGTGGTCCCTGGGAACAGGCTGGTCAGCTGTGAGAAGTGTCGCCATG CTTATCACCAGGACTGCCACGTTCCGAGGGCGCCAGCCCCTGGAGAGGGAGAGGGTCCATCTCCCTGGGTCTGCCGCCAGTGTGTCTTTGCCATTGCCACCAAG AGGGGGGGTGCCCTGAAAAAGGGGCCCTATGCCCGGGCCATGCTGGGCATGAAGCTCTCTCTGCCATATGGACTAAAGGGACTAGACTGGGATGCTGGACATCAGAGCAATCGGCAGCAGAGCTACTGTTATTGTGGCGGCCCTGGGGA GTGGAACCTGAAAATGCTGCAGTGCCGGAGCTGCCTGCAGTGGTTCCATGAGGCCTGTACCCAGTGTCTGAGCAAGCCCCTCCTCTATGGCGACAG GTTCTATGAGTTTGAATGCTGTGTGTGTCGGGGGGGCCCTGAGAAGGTCCGGAGGCTTCAGCTTCGCTG GGtggatgtggcccatctcgtccTGTATCACCTCAGTGTTTGCTGTAAGAAGAAATACTTTGATTTTGATCGAGAGATTCTCCCCTTCACTTCTGAGAATTGGGACAGTTTGCTCCTGGGGGAG CTGTCAGATACCCCCAAGGGAGAACGTTCTTCCAAGCTCCTCTCTGCTCTCAACAGCCACAAGGACCG TTTCATTTCAGGGAGGGAGATTAAGAAGAGGAAATGTTTGTTTGGTCTCCATGCTCGGACCCCTCCCCCGGTGGAGACCACTGGAGATGGAGCCCCCACCAGGTCACTGGTCCAGGGGGAATGGGGAAAATCCTCAGG GGCAGGGCCCTGGGGGAGGGGTCTCACGTCCCCTGGGGAAGCGCCGGAGGCCGGAGCCAGAGCCAGAGCCCCTGAGGCGGAGGCAGAAGGGAAAAGTGGAGGAGCTGGGGCCACCCTCGGCAGTGCGCAATCACCCCGAGCCCCGGGAGCAGAGGGAGCGGGCTCGTCTGCAGAGGGCGCTGCAG CAGCCCCATCCGGATGTTCGCTTCCTTCCATCCCTCTGCCAGCACCGCAGGGACCTCTGGGGATGGAGAACCCCCAGATAG GTCACCCCTGGAACTTCACATTGGTTTCCCCACAGACACCCCTAAAAGTGTCCCCCACTCGATGGCTGCCTCATCCTCCTCAGTGCCAGCTCCCTCCCCAGGTCTTCCTAGACGCTCAGTACCCCCTTCTCCCCTTTGCCGTAGCTTGTCTTCTGGGACTGGGGGAGGAGCCCGAGGTGGGGCTGGCACTGGCTACCTATCCCGAGGGGACCCTGTCCGGGTCCTTGCTAGGAGAGTACGGCCGGATGGCTCTGTGCAGTACCTGGTTGAGTGGGGAGGAGGGAGCATCTTCTGAACAGCCTCTCTCTGCCCAGCTCCCCATTCACACAAACCGGCACTTTCATACCCTGACCTCACCTGCAGCTGGGATGTACCTGAGGAGGTAG
- the PHF1 gene encoding PHD finger protein 1 isoform X7 has product MAQPPRLSRSGASSLWDPASPAPTSGTRPRLWEGQDVLARWTDGLLYLGTIKKVDSAREVCLVQFEDDSQFLVLWKDISPAALPGEELLCCVCRSETVVPGNRLVSCEKCRHAYHQDCHVPRAPAPGEGEGPSPWVCRQCVFAIATKRGGALKKGPYARAMLGMKLSLPYGLKGLDWDAGHQSNRQQSYCYCGGPGEWNLKMLQCRSCLQWFHEACTQCLSKPLLYGDRFYEFECCVCRGGPEKVRRLQLRWVDVAHLVLYHLSVCCKKKYFDFDREILPFTSENWDSLLLGELSDTPKGERSSKLLSALNSHKDRFISGREIKKRKCLFGLHARTPPPVETTGDGAPTSFPSGQGPGGGVSRPLGKRRRPEPEPEPLRRRQKGKVEELGPPSAVRNHPEPREQRERARLQRALQQPHPDVRFLPSLCQHRRDLWGWRTPR; this is encoded by the exons ATGGCGCAGCCCCCCCGGCTGAGCCGCTCTGGTGCCTCCTCGCTTTGGGACCCAGCTTCCCCTGCTCCCACCTCAGGCACCAGACCTCGACTCTGGGAGGGTCAAGATGTGTTGGCCAGATGGACTGATGGGCTGCTATACTTGGGGACCATCAAGAAG GTGGACAGTGCTCGGGAAGTGTGTCTGGTCCAATTTGAGGATGATTCCCAGTTTCTGGTTTTATGGAAAGACATTAGCCCTG CTGCCCTCCCTGGGGAGGAACTCCTCTGCTGTGTTTGTCGCTCTGAGACTGTGGTCCCTGGGAACAGGCTGGTCAGCTGTGAGAAGTGTCGCCATG CTTATCACCAGGACTGCCACGTTCCGAGGGCGCCAGCCCCTGGAGAGGGAGAGGGTCCATCTCCCTGGGTCTGCCGCCAGTGTGTCTTTGCCATTGCCACCAAG AGGGGGGGTGCCCTGAAAAAGGGGCCCTATGCCCGGGCCATGCTGGGCATGAAGCTCTCTCTGCCATATGGACTAAAGGGACTAGACTGGGATGCTGGACATCAGAGCAATCGGCAGCAGAGCTACTGTTATTGTGGCGGCCCTGGGGA GTGGAACCTGAAAATGCTGCAGTGCCGGAGCTGCCTGCAGTGGTTCCATGAGGCCTGTACCCAGTGTCTGAGCAAGCCCCTCCTCTATGGCGACAG GTTCTATGAGTTTGAATGCTGTGTGTGTCGGGGGGGCCCTGAGAAGGTCCGGAGGCTTCAGCTTCGCTG GGtggatgtggcccatctcgtccTGTATCACCTCAGTGTTTGCTGTAAGAAGAAATACTTTGATTTTGATCGAGAGATTCTCCCCTTCACTTCTGAGAATTGGGACAGTTTGCTCCTGGGGGAG CTGTCAGATACCCCCAAGGGAGAACGTTCTTCCAAGCTCCTCTCTGCTCTCAACAGCCACAAGGACCG TTTCATTTCAGGGAGGGAGATTAAGAAGAGGAAATGTTTGTTTGGTCTCCATGCTCGGACCCCTCCCCCGGTGGAGACCACTGGAGATGGAGCCCCCACCAG CTTCCCTTCAGGGCAGGGCCCTGGGGGAGGGGTCTCACGTCCCCTGGGGAAGCGCCGGAGGCCGGAGCCAGAGCCAGAGCCCCTGAGGCGGAGGCAGAAGGGAAAAGTGGAGGAGCTGGGGCCACCCTCGGCAGTGCGCAATCACCCCGAGCCCCGGGAGCAGAGGGAGCGGGCTCGTCTGCAGAGGGCGCTGCAG CAGCCCCATCCGGATGTTCGCTTCCTTCCATCCCTCTGCCAGCACCGCAGGGACCTCTGGGGATGGAGAACCCCCAGATAG